From the Oryzihumus leptocrescens genome, one window contains:
- a CDS encoding GatB/YqeY domain-containing protein, whose protein sequence is MTETSLKTTLQTALTEAMRERDQVRAGTLRMTLTAVTNEEVSGKEARELSDDEVLKVITKEAKKRREAATAYQDAGRAELADRELAELTVLEAYLPQQLSDEELDALVAKAVQDSGATGMPQMGLVMKAVQPLVAGRAEGGRIAAAVKKALAG, encoded by the coding sequence ATGACCGAGACCTCGCTCAAGACGACCCTCCAGACCGCGCTCACCGAGGCCATGCGTGAGCGCGACCAGGTCCGCGCCGGCACCCTGCGGATGACCCTCACGGCCGTCACCAACGAGGAGGTCTCCGGCAAGGAGGCGCGCGAGCTCTCCGACGACGAGGTGCTCAAGGTGATCACCAAGGAGGCCAAGAAGCGCCGGGAGGCGGCCACGGCATACCAGGACGCAGGGCGGGCCGAGCTCGCGGACCGCGAGCTCGCCGAGCTGACCGTGCTGGAGGCCTACCTGCCCCAGCAGCTCAGCGACGAGGAGCTCGACGCGCTGGTCGCCAAGGCGGTCCAGGACTCCGGTGCCACCGGTATGCCGCAGATGGGCCTGGTCATGAAGGCCGTCCAGCCGCTCGTGGCCGGCCGGGCCGAGGGTGGGCGCATCGCCGCCGCCGTGAAGAAGGCCCTCGCCGGCTGA